The sequence TTCCCCGTACAATCGAATCGTCAATCATAACAACTCGTTTGCCTTCGACAACGCCACGCACAGGGGAAAGCTTCATCTTTACTCCTTGTTCCCGTAGTTCTTGTGAAGGTTGAATAAAGGTACGCCCGACATAGCGATTTTTAATCATGCCCAATTCATAAGGAATGCCGGACTGCTCGGCATAGCCAATTGCTGCGGAAATGCTGGAGTCAGGCACGCCTGTCACCACATCCGCTTCCACTGGCGCTTCAATCGCAAGCTGTTTTCCTAAATTTTTTCTCGCTGTATGAATATTGATTGTATCCACATTTGAATCTGGCCGCGCAAAATAAACGTATTCCATACTGCAAATCGCCCGGTTCCCTGGAGAAACGAAGCGTTCGCTGCGCAAGCCTGTATCGTCAATAATGAGCAGTTCGCCTGGCATTACTTCACGCTCATAGGTGGCGCCAATGATGTCGAACGCACATGTCTCTGAAGCAACGACATACGCATCGCCTAAACGTCCGATGGAAAGGGGACGCAACCCATTTGGATCAAGGGCGACCATCAATTGGCGCTCGTTCATGACAGCAAATGCATAGGCGCCTTTTAAGGAAGACAGCCCATTTTTCAATTGTTCTTCTAACGTATAGTAGCCGCTGCGTTTAATAAGATGGGCGAGCACTTCCGTATCCGATGTAGACTGGAAGATCGACCCTTGTGCTTCAAGCTGGTGTTTTAAGTGATTGGCATTGACAAGATTGCCATTGTGGGCAATCGCAAGACCGCCTTTTTGCGAATTGAAATACAACGGCTGGACATTGGCATAGCCGCCTCCGCCTGCCGTCGCATAACGGACATGGCCAATCGCGCCCTTCCCTTGAAGGTTGCGCAAGACATCTTGATTAAACACATCATTGACTAGGCCGAGCCCTTTATGGGCAGAGAGCTTGTTTCCGTCGGACACGACAATGCCTGCGCCTTCCTGGCCGCGGTGCTGGAGGCTGTGCAACCCATAATACGTAATTTGCGCAGCTTCTTTATGGCCCCAAACGGCAAATACGCCACATTCTTCGTTCAAGCCTTTGATTTCAGTAAACATGGAATAGCCCCTTTCCAGGCTTTCACTAATTCATCTTGGCAAAGGTCGATGACAGCATTTCCATTTTCGCTACGAATCGTTAATTTTCTGCTTTCCGTAACAGCCCCGACTGCAACCGCATCACGGACCGTATCTTCAAATCGTTGTTGATCGCTAGGTTTCACGGTGACAATAAAACGTGATTGGCTTTCAGCAAACAGCTCAGCTGCGCTTAGGGATAGACTGATTTCAGCGCCAAACGGGCATTCCATCATTTTTTCCGCTAAGGAAACAGCAAGTCCGCCTTCGGCAACATCATGGGCAGACTGGACGAGGCCTTGTTCGATTGCGCTCAACAATTGCTGTTGGCGCGCTTTCTCTACAGCCAAATCAATTTCCGGCGCTTTCCCTGACAGTTCGCCAGCTAGCATTTTTTGCAGCTCGCTGCCGCCAAACTCTGCTTTGGTTTCACCGATTACATAAATCAGGTCGCCTGCATCTTTAAACGACTGCGTCGTAATATGAGCAACGTCTTCAACCAAGCCAACCATGCCGATGACAGGAGTTGGATAAACAGCACCGCCAGACCGTTCATTATAAAGGGAGACGTTGCCGCCAATGACAGGCGTCCCTAGCTCCCGGCATGCTTCGCTTAAGCCATCGGTCGATTTTTCTAGCTGCCAGAAAATTTCTGGCTTTTCCGGATTGCCGTAATTCAAGCAGTCTGTTACGCCAAGTGGCTTCGCTCCTGAACAAACAAGATTCCGCGCTGCTTCCGCAATCGCAATTTTTCCACCCATTTCTGGATCTACATACAAATAGCGAGAATTGCAGTCGGTCGTCATTGCTAATGCTTTATTCGTGCCGCGGATGCGGATCACCGCAGCGTCTGAGCCAGGCTCGACAACGGTATTCGTTTGCACCATATAATCATATTGCTCATACACCCATTCTTTGCTAGCAATCGTCGGCTGAGCCAAAAGCTTCAGCAGCGTTTCATTCGCGTCTGTTATCTCAGGAATATAAGGAGCCTGCTGTTGAAAAACGTCAAAATAGGCAGGCACTTTTGATGGTTTATGGTAAACAGGCGCATCTTCTGCCAGCGCATCGACCGGCACATCAGCGACAACTTCGCCTTTATGGGTTAAACGGAGCCGGCGATCATCTGTGACAACACCGACTTCCACAGCATGGAGGTTCCACCGTTCAAAAATCGCTTTGATTTCGTGTTCTCGCCCTTTTTCGACAACGAGCAACATCCGCTCTTGTGATTCTGACAACATCATTTCATACGGCGTCATCCCTGCTTCACGCTGTGGCACTAGGTCCAAGTTCATTTCGATCCCTGACCCTGCTTTGCTCGCCATTTCGGCTGAAGAAGAAACAAGGCCAGCGGCGCCCATATCTTGAATGCCAATAAGCGCATCCGACTGAACCACTTCTAGGCATGCTTCCAGCAAAAGTTTTTCCATAAACGGGTCGCCCACTTGGACAGCCGGACGTTTGGCATCGGAGTCTTCGCTTAATTCTTCCGAGGCAAAAGTAGCACCATGAATGCCATCGCGGCCTGTGCTTGCGCCGACATACATAACGGTATTGCCGACACCTTTTGCTTGGCCTTTTTGAATATCTTTATGGTCGATCAAACCGACACACATTGCGTTGACAAGGGGGTTCGCTTCGTAGCACGGATCAAATTGCACTTCTCCGCCGACCGTCGGTACGCCGACACAATTGCCGTACCCAGCAATCCCGGCCACAACTTCTTCAAACAAGTACTTCACTTTTTTTGATTCGAGTTCGCCAAAGCGGAGCGAGTTTAACAATGCGACAGGACGGGCACCCATCGAAAAAACATCGCGCAAAATGCCGCCGACACCAGTAGCAGCGCCTTGGTACGGCTCAATCGCAGACGGGTGGTTATGGCTTTCAATTTTAAACACAACCGCCTGTTCGTCTTTAATGTCGATAATGCCTGCCCCTTCACCTGGGCCTTGGAGCACGTTCTCGCCGTCAGTCGGAAACTTTTTCAACAGTACTTTTGAATTTTTATAGCTGCAATGCTCAGACCACATGACGGAAAACAAGCCTGTTTCTGTGAAATTCAATGGCCTGCCGACGATTTTTTCAGCCAGTGCAAATTCATCATCCGTCAAGCCCATTTCTCGATATAGCCGCTCGGCTTTAATCGTTTCAGCGCTTGGCTCAAGAAGCTGTGACATGAGATTCCCTCCAGTTGCGTAAGATCGATGTAAAAACAGCCAATCCTTGATCGTTTCCGAGCAATGTTTCTGTTGCCCGTTCTGGGTGCGGCATCATGCCAAGCACGTTGCCCCGTTCATTGGTAATGCCAGCAATGTCGCCTTTGGAGCCATTGACATGCTCATTGTAACGAAAGACAATTTGCTTGTTTGCACGAAGGTTTGCTAGCGTTTCGTCATCACATTCATAGTTGCCTTCGCCATGAGCGACAGGAATGCGAATCGTTTGCCCTTGTTCATAGCCAGAAGAAAACATCGTTTTGTTGTTTTCGACAACTAATTCGACTGTGCGACATACAAATTTCAAATCGATATTGCGCTTCATTGCCCCAGGAAGCAAACCGGCTTCAAGCAGTACTTGGAATCCGTTGCAAACGCCGAGTACAGGCTTGCCTGCCTCAGCCGCTTGGATGACTGCTGGCATAATTGGCGCAAAGCGGGCAATGGCTCCAGAACGCAAGTAATCGCCATGGGAAAAGCCACCTGGAAGAAGCACGGCATCAAAACCGTCTAAAGACGTTTCCGTATGGAAGACATATTCGACTTCCTCGCCAAGTCCGTCTTTAATGGCATGATACATGTCTGCATCGCAATTAGAGCCTGGAAACACGATGACCGCAAACTTCATGATGGGACAACCTCCTCCACTTCAAAGCGGTAGTCTTCAATAACGGTATTGGCAAGCAATTTCTCACACATCTCTTTGACGCGCTCTTCAAGCTTTTCAGTAGATTCAAGCTGCAATTCCATATACTTGCCGATGCGGACATCTGTAACTTCCTGGTAATCCATCGCGTGAAGCGCACTTTTGACAGCGCCTCCTTGGGGATCTAACACACTTTCTCTCAAGGTGACATAGACTTTCACTTTATACATGGTAAAGCCCTCCTAGCCGGGATAAAATTTCTTGATAGCCTTCTTGTAAGTTTCCTAGATTTCTGCGAAAAAGATCCTTATCAAAACGTTCCTTTGTGTCTTTATCCCATAGCCGGCACGTATCTGGCGATATTTCATCGGCAAGGAGCAACTCCCCTGCTTGCGTGCGGCCAAACTCAAGCTTAAAGTCAATTAACTGAACACCGATTGTGGCAAACAACTCGATTAACTCGTTATTCACAGCAGCGGCCATTTGTTTTAATTGCGCTACTTCCTCTGCCGCAGCGACGTTTAAAATGCCGATGTGGTCCTCGGTCACCAATGGGTCACCGAGGGCATCGTCCTTATAATAAAACTCCACAAGAGGCTTTTTCAGCACCGTTCCTTCTTCAATGCCAAGTCGTTTAGCCATGCTGCCAGCGACAACATTGCGGACGACTACTTCAAGAGGAATGATGTCTACTTGTTTGACCAGTTGTTCCGTGTCAGATAATCTCCGTATAAAGTGCGACGGAATCCCCTTTTTCGCAAGCGTGGCAAAGATGAGAGAAGAAATTTCATTATTGAGCCGTGCTTTGCCTGCAAGCGTCTCTTTCTTTTCACCGTTGAAAGCCGTGGCGTCATCTTTATATTCGACCCACAGTTCTCCTTCTTCGCTGCTGCGGAAAATCCGTTTGGCTTTGCCTTCGTAAAGCAATTCCCCTTTAACCATTGCTTGCTCAGCCCCTTATGGATATTAGTCGTTTAAACCAAGACGTGTAAAAATCGTATCGACATGCTTCATATGGTGTTCATAGTTAAAGCACTCATTTAATTCCTCTGGCGACAGCACATTCGTAATGCGTGGCTCTCCTTCCACCAGTTCACGGAATTGAACGCCTTCCTCCCACGCTTGTGTCGCTTTCGGCTGGACAAGGTCATAGGCTTCTTCACGGACCATGCCTTTGTCGATTAAGCTAAGGAGCACACGCTGTGAATAAATGAGCCCGTACGTCCGTGTCATATTACGCTTCATGTTTTCAGGGAAAACCGTTAACTGTTTAACAATGTTGCCGAACCGGTTCAGCATGTAATTGAGCACAATTGTTGCATCTGGCAAAATGACACGCTCGGCCGATGAATGGGAAATATCCCTTTCATGCCACAAGACGACATTGTCATAAGCTGTGTTCATGTAACCACGCATTAAACGGGCAAGGCCTGTCATATTTTCAGAGCCAATTGGGTTGCGTTTATGAGGCATCGCAGAAGAGCCCTTTTGCCCTTTTGCGAAATATTCCTCGACTTCGCGCAGCTCGCTTTTTTGCAGGCCGCGAATTTCGACGGCAAATTTCTCAATCGATGTCGCGATTAACGCCAAGCTTGCCATGTATTCGGCGTGGCGGTCACGTTGGAGCGTTTGCGTGGAAATCGGCGCTCGGTTTAAGCCAAGCTTTTCGCACACAATTTGCTCGACGCGTGGGTCAATATTGGCATATGTGCCAACTGCCCCTGAAAGCTTGCCAAAGCGGACGCCTTCCGCCGCATGGTGGAAGCGTTCAATGTTTCGTTTCATTTCTTCGTACCAAAGGGCGAGCTTTAAGCCAAATGTCGTTGGTTCTGCGTGGACGCCATGTGTGCGCCCCATCATGATCGTATATTTATGTTCTTGCGCTTTTGTTTTTATAATGTCTAAAAAGCGGTTTAAGTCTTCTGCCAGAATCGCGTTTGCTTGTTTTAGCAAATACGACAGCGCTGTATCAACGACGTCTGTTGACGTTAAGCCGTAATGAACCCATTTCCGCTCTTCGCCAAGCGTTTCTGAAACAGCCCGCGTGAAGGCGACCACATCATGGCGCGTTTCTTCTTCAATTTCCAAAATACGATCTACACAAAAGCTTGCGTTCTCGCGAATTTTCGCCACGTCTTCTTTCGGAATTTCGCCTAGCTCCGCCCAAGCCTCACAAGCGACAATTTCTACTTCAAGCCATGCCTTATAGCGGTTTTCATCTGTCCAAATAGCACCCATTTCTGGGCGTGTGTACCGTTCAATCATTCGTTGTTTCCTCCAACAATTAATGTAAAGTCGTTTGTAGCCACAATTCATCCAGCAAGCGTAGGCAGTGATCGGCATCGTTTCCAAGCGCCGTTACATGCCCCATTTTCCGCTTTGGTTTAGCGTCTTTCTTTCCATAAAGGTGCAACGAAACCGAGCCAAGACGGTCAAGGCGGCCAAGCAATGGGGCAACATCGTCTCCAAGTATGTTCTCCATTGCTGCGGCAGCCAACAATTCAGTCGAGCCGAGTGGCAGTCCGCACACAGCGCGGATATGTTGCTCAAACTGGGAAGTGCGGCACGCTTCTATTGTATAATGCCCTGAATTATGGGGTCTAGGGGCGAGTTCGTTGACAAGCAACGACCCATCTTCGTTAACGAACATTTCTACCGCTAACAGCCCGACTGCCTGCAAACCATTTACGATTTTGACAGCCAACTCAAGCGCTTGTTCTTCTGTTTCGCTTTGAATGCGAGCCGGAACGATCGTACGATGGAGAATGTTGTCTTTATGTTCATTTTCCGCTACAGGAAATGTCTTCACTTCGCCATTGCGCGATTTAGCGACAATAACCGAGATTTCCCGTTCGAAAGGAATCATTGCTTCGAGCACAAGCTCCCCTGAGGCAAGAAGCGTTTTTACGGCTGCTTCTAATTCCGCTTTCGTGTGTACAACCGCTTGGCCTTTGCCATCGTAGCCGCCGCGGCAAGTTTTCAAAACCGCTGGCAAGCCTACTTCATTGAGTGCTTCTTCGATATCGGCTTCCTCATAAATCGGGGAAAAAGGGGCGACTGGCACCCCTAAAGCAGAGATCGCTTGCTTTTCCTTAAGACGATGCTGTGTTGTCCCAAGCACTTTAAACCCTTGGGGAAAGTCGCTTAGCTCTGTGAGTGTTTTTGCTGCTTCTTCATCTATGTTTTCAAACTCATATGTGATGACATCACTTACATTGGCAAGTTGTTTGCACGCTTCTATATCGTCATAGGCAGCCGTAAACACATGATCCGCGATTTGTGCACACGGGGCGTCAGGGGTCGGGTCAAGCACAGCAATCCGGTACCCCATTTGCCTGGCCGACAATGCCATCATCCGCCCAAGTTGGCCGCCGCCAATAATGCCGATCGTGCTCCCTGGCTTCACTTCGCTCATACGAGTTCACCACTGCTTTCTAGAACGGTCTTTTTAATGCGTTCACGGCGCGTTGCCAATCGTTGTTGCAACGCCTTGTCCGTTGTGGCAATCATTTGCGCCGCCAAAAGCGCTGCATTGGTTGCACCTGCTTTGCCGATTGCCACAGTAGCCACAGGTACCCCTCCTGGCATTTGCACAATCGACAACAAGGAGTCCAACCCTTTTAAGGCACGTGATTCAACAGGAACGCCAATGACCGGGAGAAGGGTCTTTGCCGCGACCATTCCTGGCAAATGGGCCGCTCCCCCTGCCCCTGCAATAATGACACGAAGCCCCCGCTCTTCCGCTTGTTCCGCGTATTCAAACATATAATCAGGAGTACGGTGGGCGGACACCACTTTTTTTTCATAGGGAACGCCAAGTTCTTCTAAAATCTCACTGGCATGGCGCATCGTTTCCCAATCAGAAGTACTGCCCATAATGATGCCGACAATCGGCTGTTTCATGTCACATCCCCCACTCTTGTCTTTTTTGCAAACAGAAAAAGCATAGAACCGCTTTCTTTCTTGACACTCCATGAGAGAAAGTTCGCAAATTCTATGCCGAAAAGGCTAATATGCGCGTAATGACTTCCCCTCATAGTCCGGCAATTTACGGTTGCCGGGTAGAAACGTTCGAGCCATATTCCCGAGTATATATGAGGCGTTTTCGTTTTTAACTTGCTTTTCCCCTTTTAGTTTACGCATCCTCCTCGTAAGTGTCAACAAATAGTCGAACATTTTATCGAAAGTATTTTACATTGTTCGTTTTTATCTTTTTTAATTACTGCTGAAACAAATGCCCAATTGCTGCATAGCATAATGTACATTGATTGAATGACAGAACTTTATGATTGTCATTGTGATGAGGAGGACAGACAATGAGCGCTTTTGAACAACGAACCAAACGCCTCTTTCTGTTTATTGTTTTCGGCATTGCCTGGGGATGCGCCGCACTCGCGCTTGCTGTCCCGCAAACACCGGTTTTATATCTTGCTATTTTTGCCGCAGCGAGCCCGCTATTTGCTGCTTATACGTTGCATTTATCAAACTATAGCGACTCGTTCTTTGCCCATGTATTTCTATCTGGTAAACCAAACGTCTGGTGGATTGTTGCCGTTTTCGTCCCGCTGTTCTTTTGTTTTGTCCTATTGTCTTCTTTTATGCTTATCGCTCCTGCGCTGATGACGAATCCGTTTATTTGGCTGCTCGTTTTTTTAGCTGCCCTATTGCAAGAGATCGGTTGGCGTGGTTTTTTTCAAAAAGAGTTTACTAGATTGCCTTTTTGGCAATCATCACTCATTGTCGGCGCCATTATCGCCTGTTGGCACATCCCCGTTATTCTTGTATTTTTCCAAGGCAGCGATTGGCATGTTTTGCTTTTGGCTGCATACTTTTTGCTAGCAAGCGCGCCCCTTTCCTTTTTGACGGCGACAAGCAAATCGTCAATAGCTGCTGCGCTTATGCAAACTGGGCTATTTATGGTGTTTTGGCTTAGTGTTCCATACCTGCAAGCCGTGATTGTCGTTTTCGCTTTGCTTCTCATGCTCAATGGCCTTGTGATGCTCGCCAATGCCGTCTATCCATCGTTATACCGCAATGCGTTTGTCGTTAAGTAAGCATTGGCTTTTCTCATCCCCCTTGCTATACTAGATGAATCTTAAAAGGGGGGAAGAGACGTGTTTACGCTTGAGATCGACGACCATAGTTACTTAAAAGTGCTTGACCTTCAAGATGCGCCGGCGATTTTTGCACTCATTCAAAACTCAAAAGCGCATTTGCGTCCATGGATGCCGTGGGCCGATTCCACTAACAAACGAGAAGACACGGAAGCGTTCATTCGCTCTAGCATGCAGGACTTCGGCTCTAACAGCGGCTTGCATGCTGGCATATGGCATAAAGGCCAAGCGGCAGGCGTCATCGGCTTCCACCAGTTTGATTGGACGAATAAAACAGCAACGATCGGCTATTGGCTCGGCGAGGCATTTTGTGGCAAAGGGCTAATGACAAAAGCTGGCCACGCTTTATTAAAACTAGCCTTTGACTACTATCATTTAGAACGAGTGGAGCTTCGTGCTGCGACAGAAAACAAAGCGAGCCAAGCTGTCGCCGAACGCCTAGGTTTTACAAAAGAAGGCGTTATCCGCCATGCTGAAGTCGTCGGAGGGGCGCGCCACAACCATGTCGTTTATGGTCTGTTAAAAAACGAATGGCAAGCAAATGCGGAGTAATCGGACATTGCACCCCCAGGCTAGTTATCACAACTAGCCTGTAGATCGATCTCCCCCTCTTTCCTGTCTGTCTCCACAACCTATTCAATTACCACTAAAAAGCTCACTTGTGCAATCGCTGAGCGAGCATGTTTCCTTTTTCTTGATTTAGCTACGATTGTTCTCATTGAAAACACTGATGTTTGCCAGAAGGTTAGGCGATTGCGGGAGTAATTTAGGATTAGAAGGTTACGAGGAAGCTTCCATGAAGGGAACTGGCACGGGACAGGAAAGTTGTCCGTTTTTCTTCTATCTCTCTGAAAAATAGCAAGCAAGAAGTGATTGGTAGCATTTGTATCAAAGTTGGCCATTCGGATTTGATGAATTGTATCTGTCTGAACGATGAAGTTATGAAACACTGTTTACAAGATTCCACAACTCTTCCTCTGTTATGTTTCCGGCTATTCCTGGTTTATCGCGCAAATAGGTTACAATTTCCCCTTGCTTTAAGCCTACATAGACATACAGCCCTTTTACGATCATTCTTAAGTATTCAAAGGACGGGGCATGGAACGGTACTTCTTTTTTCCACTTTGCTGTAAAAGTAAAAATGGGGAACCCTTCCTCTTCCCCTGCATAAAGCACTGTGCCATACCAAGAAGGAAGTACGGCTTTCCTCCCTCTTTGCTTCAAATCGTCGATGTCGATTGAAAAAGCAAGCCCGTTATTTTCCTGTTTAACGACATCTTCAAATTGCTCCTTCGTTATTAAATATTTCCGGCTGTACGTATAAACCCCAGCTAAAGGAGTCAAGCCAATAAAAGCAACGCCCTTCTTTTGCCAACGGGTTGAGTTTTGAGCAAAATAAAGCGGGAAAGGCAATCGATGCGCGCTTTCCTTTATTGGGTGGGCAGGATCTGAACAACCAACTTCTTCGATCTCCGCCCCCTCTGGCTGGCCGCCTCTTATATAACAAAGAAACCGCTCCCTGTTCATATTCGATCCGTAGCTGGCATACCAGACATACGTAGCGTTATCCATTCGATTCTCCCCCTTTTTATAACCTTAATCCTCTCCTTTCATTGTTATAGGATTAGTCCTTTTCTATTCCAACTCAATTTAAAGATTGACTGACTTCATCAGCACTAATCCTTTATCAACTGATGTTTCTACATAACCAATGATTTGATCAAACGTAAATACATTTAGTTTCTCGTTTATGACATCTTCATCGTACTCCATATCATTGATTACATCAGGAAGGAATGTTTCCACATCTTTCGATTTTACTTCTTGCAAATCACAAATGGTCGGTAGTGACCGGAGCATGGGTTTCAATTCATTTGCACAACCATAGAGTTCTAATAACTTTGCGTTCAATAAGCGAAAATCATGGTAATACAAATTAGACAGTTCTTTATCGGCCTCCAGGCGATTTTTCAACCATGGCAAGTAAAAACCTTTTAGCCATAAATCATCAGCGATTAAATGGACGAAATAGCCTAATATATAATCACTTTCCATTTCCGAACGATATTTGTCTAGAAATCCCTTATAATC is a genomic window of Shouchella clausii containing:
- the purF gene encoding amidophosphoribosyltransferase; this translates as MFTEIKGLNEECGVFAVWGHKEAAQITYYGLHSLQHRGQEGAGIVVSDGNKLSAHKGLGLVNDVFNQDVLRNLQGKGAIGHVRYATAGGGGYANVQPLYFNSQKGGLAIAHNGNLVNANHLKHQLEAQGSIFQSTSDTEVLAHLIKRSGYYTLEEQLKNGLSSLKGAYAFAVMNERQLMVALDPNGLRPLSIGRLGDAYVVASETCAFDIIGATYEREVMPGELLIIDDTGLRSERFVSPGNRAICSMEYVYFARPDSNVDTINIHTARKNLGKQLAIEAPVEADVVTGVPDSSISAAIGYAEQSGIPYELGMIKNRYVGRTFIQPSQELREQGVKMKLSPVRGVVEGKRVVMIDDSIVRGTTSRRIVHMLRDAGAAEVHVRISSPPIKHPCFYGIDTSTTEELIASNHSIEEMRKIMGADSLAFLSTEGLKAGIGRSEAMHNCGQCLACFTGEYPTEIYADTVHPHAKV
- the purL gene encoding phosphoribosylformylglycinamidine synthase subunit PurL, whose amino-acid sequence is MSQLLEPSAETIKAERLYREMGLTDDEFALAEKIVGRPLNFTETGLFSVMWSEHCSYKNSKVLLKKFPTDGENVLQGPGEGAGIIDIKDEQAVVFKIESHNHPSAIEPYQGAATGVGGILRDVFSMGARPVALLNSLRFGELESKKVKYLFEEVVAGIAGYGNCVGVPTVGGEVQFDPCYEANPLVNAMCVGLIDHKDIQKGQAKGVGNTVMYVGASTGRDGIHGATFASEELSEDSDAKRPAVQVGDPFMEKLLLEACLEVVQSDALIGIQDMGAAGLVSSSAEMASKAGSGIEMNLDLVPQREAGMTPYEMMLSESQERMLLVVEKGREHEIKAIFERWNLHAVEVGVVTDDRRLRLTHKGEVVADVPVDALAEDAPVYHKPSKVPAYFDVFQQQAPYIPEITDANETLLKLLAQPTIASKEWVYEQYDYMVQTNTVVEPGSDAAVIRIRGTNKALAMTTDCNSRYLYVDPEMGGKIAIAEAARNLVCSGAKPLGVTDCLNYGNPEKPEIFWQLEKSTDGLSEACRELGTPVIGGNVSLYNERSGGAVYPTPVIGMVGLVEDVAHITTQSFKDAGDLIYVIGETKAEFGGSELQKMLAGELSGKAPEIDLAVEKARQQQLLSAIEQGLVQSAHDVAEGGLAVSLAEKMMECPFGAEISLSLSAAELFAESQSRFIVTVKPSDQQRFEDTVRDAVAVGAVTESRKLTIRSENGNAVIDLCQDELVKAWKGAIPCLLKSKA
- the purQ gene encoding phosphoribosylformylglycinamidine synthase subunit PurQ translates to MKFAVIVFPGSNCDADMYHAIKDGLGEEVEYVFHTETSLDGFDAVLLPGGFSHGDYLRSGAIARFAPIMPAVIQAAEAGKPVLGVCNGFQVLLEAGLLPGAMKRNIDLKFVCRTVELVVENNKTMFSSGYEQGQTIRIPVAHGEGNYECDDETLANLRANKQIVFRYNEHVNGSKGDIAGITNERGNVLGMMPHPERATETLLGNDQGLAVFTSILRNWRESHVTAS
- the purS gene encoding phosphoribosylformylglycinamidine synthase subunit PurS; the encoded protein is MYKVKVYVTLRESVLDPQGGAVKSALHAMDYQEVTDVRIGKYMELQLESTEKLEERVKEMCEKLLANTVIEDYRFEVEEVVPS
- the purC gene encoding phosphoribosylaminoimidazolesuccinocarboxamide synthase, which translates into the protein MVKGELLYEGKAKRIFRSSEEGELWVEYKDDATAFNGEKKETLAGKARLNNEISSLIFATLAKKGIPSHFIRRLSDTEQLVKQVDIIPLEVVVRNVVAGSMAKRLGIEEGTVLKKPLVEFYYKDDALGDPLVTEDHIGILNVAAAEEVAQLKQMAAAVNNELIELFATIGVQLIDFKLEFGRTQAGELLLADEISPDTCRLWDKDTKERFDKDLFRRNLGNLQEGYQEILSRLGGLYHV
- the purB gene encoding adenylosuccinate lyase → MIERYTRPEMGAIWTDENRYKAWLEVEIVACEAWAELGEIPKEDVAKIRENASFCVDRILEIEEETRHDVVAFTRAVSETLGEERKWVHYGLTSTDVVDTALSYLLKQANAILAEDLNRFLDIIKTKAQEHKYTIMMGRTHGVHAEPTTFGLKLALWYEEMKRNIERFHHAAEGVRFGKLSGAVGTYANIDPRVEQIVCEKLGLNRAPISTQTLQRDRHAEYMASLALIATSIEKFAVEIRGLQKSELREVEEYFAKGQKGSSAMPHKRNPIGSENMTGLARLMRGYMNTAYDNVVLWHERDISHSSAERVILPDATIVLNYMLNRFGNIVKQLTVFPENMKRNMTRTYGLIYSQRVLLSLIDKGMVREEAYDLVQPKATQAWEEGVQFRELVEGEPRITNVLSPEELNECFNYEHHMKHVDTIFTRLGLND
- the purK gene encoding 5-(carboxyamino)imidazole ribonucleotide synthase → MSEVKPGSTIGIIGGGQLGRMMALSARQMGYRIAVLDPTPDAPCAQIADHVFTAAYDDIEACKQLANVSDVITYEFENIDEEAAKTLTELSDFPQGFKVLGTTQHRLKEKQAISALGVPVAPFSPIYEEADIEEALNEVGLPAVLKTCRGGYDGKGQAVVHTKAELEAAVKTLLASGELVLEAMIPFEREISVIVAKSRNGEVKTFPVAENEHKDNILHRTIVPARIQSETEEQALELAVKIVNGLQAVGLLAVEMFVNEDGSLLVNELAPRPHNSGHYTIEACRTSQFEQHIRAVCGLPLGSTELLAAAAMENILGDDVAPLLGRLDRLGSVSLHLYGKKDAKPKRKMGHVTALGNDADHCLRLLDELWLQTTLH
- the purE gene encoding 5-(carboxyamino)imidazole ribonucleotide mutase; protein product: MKQPIVGIIMGSTSDWETMRHASEILEELGVPYEKKVVSAHRTPDYMFEYAEQAEERGLRVIIAGAGGAAHLPGMVAAKTLLPVIGVPVESRALKGLDSLLSIVQMPGGVPVATVAIGKAGATNAALLAAQMIATTDKALQQRLATRRERIKKTVLESSGELV
- a CDS encoding type II CAAX prenyl endopeptidase Rce1 family protein encodes the protein MSAFEQRTKRLFLFIVFGIAWGCAALALAVPQTPVLYLAIFAAASPLFAAYTLHLSNYSDSFFAHVFLSGKPNVWWIVAVFVPLFFCFVLLSSFMLIAPALMTNPFIWLLVFLAALLQEIGWRGFFQKEFTRLPFWQSSLIVGAIIACWHIPVILVFFQGSDWHVLLLAAYFLLASAPLSFLTATSKSSIAAALMQTGLFMVFWLSVPYLQAVIVVFALLLMLNGLVMLANAVYPSLYRNAFVVK
- a CDS encoding GNAT family N-acetyltransferase, whose product is MFTLEIDDHSYLKVLDLQDAPAIFALIQNSKAHLRPWMPWADSTNKREDTEAFIRSSMQDFGSNSGLHAGIWHKGQAAGVIGFHQFDWTNKTATIGYWLGEAFCGKGLMTKAGHALLKLAFDYYHLERVELRAATENKASQAVAERLGFTKEGVIRHAEVVGGARHNHVVYGLLKNEWQANAE
- a CDS encoding zinc dependent phospholipase C family protein, with the translated sequence MGSRIMHLMIANRIAECFPVKDKKAFLLGGIAPDAVSPKELSHFFKGELQDYSRRIDYKGFLDKYRSEMESDYILGYFVHLIADDLWLKGFYLPWLKNRLEADKELSNLYYHDFRLLNAKLLELYGCANELKPMLRSLPTICDLQEVKSKDVETFLPDVINDMEYDEDVINEKLNVFTFDQIIGYVETSVDKGLVLMKSVNL